The following are encoded together in the Vigna unguiculata cultivar IT97K-499-35 chromosome 2, ASM411807v1, whole genome shotgun sequence genome:
- the LOC114173240 gene encoding thioredoxin H2-like, whose translation MGANFSSFEFVEKSSYSSSTSSSFILTFHSTAKWNAHFHASKETNKLLVIDFTATWCGPCKTMDPIIKEFAAKYTDVEFIKIDVDELMEVAQGFQVQTMPTFILIKKGKVVEKVVGAKKEELQKLIEKRRN comes from the exons ATGGGAGCCAACTTTTCCAGTTTTGAGTTTGTGGAAAAATCATCATACTcatcatcaacatcatcatCGTTCATCCTCACCTTCCATTCCACTGCTAAATGGAACGCACACTTTCATGCCTCCAAAGAAACTAACAAGCTC tTGGTCATCGACTTCACTGCTACGTGGTGTGGACCTTGCAAAACCATGGACCCAATAATAAAAGAGTTTGCTGCAAAATACACAGACGTGGAGTTCATTAAGATTGATGTCGATGAGTTGATG GAGGTGGCACAGGGTTTCCAGGTGCAAACAATGCCAACATTTATACTGATAAAGAAAGGGAAAGTGGTGGAAAAGGTGGTGGGAGCCAAAAAGGAGGAGTTGCAGAAGCTCATTGAGAAACGCAGGAATTGA